The following DNA comes from Geothrix edaphica.
CAGGTAATCCAGCGTCTCCCCGGCCACCTGCGCGTACCGGGGCTCGCCCGTGGCCTGGAACGCCGTCAGGTAGGCGCAGGCCAGCTGCGCGTTGTCGTAGAGCATCTTCTCGAAGTGGGGCACCAGCCACTGGCCGTCCACGCTGTAGCGGGCAAAGCCGCCGCCCAGGTGGTCGTACATGCCGCCCTCCCACATGGCGTCGAGGGTGCGGAGCGCCATGGCTCGGTCCTCCACCGATCCCCGGGCCAGGATCAATTCCACGGCCAGCTGCTGCGGAAATTTGGGCGCGGGACCGAACCCGCCCCAGCGGGCATCGAAGCCCTGGCGGAGCTGCTGGAGGGCAGCGTCGACCACCGGGGCGTCCGGCAGCCCGTCGCCGGGCTCCACCGCCGCCTGGCGCTGGAGCTCTGCGGCCAAGGCCCGGGCCTGGCCCACCACCCCGGCCCGATCCTCCCGCCACACCTCCGCGATGCGGGTGAGCAGAGGAACGAAGCCTGGCATGCCACCCCGGGATTCGGGAGGGAAGTAGGTGCCCGCGTAGAAGGGTTCCAGCTCCGGCGTGAGCCACACGCTCATGGGCCAGCCGCCCCGGCCCGTGAGCGTCTGCACGGCGTCCATGTAGAGGTCATCGAGATCGGGCCGCTCCTCGCGATCCACCTTGATGCTCACGAAGTGGGCGTTCAAAACCCCGGCCACCGTGGGGTTCTCGAAGCTCTCCCGCTCCATGACGTGGCACCAGTGGCAGGCGCTGTAGCCGATGCTGAGGAAGATGGGCTTCTGCTCCGTCCTGGCCTTCGCCAGGGCCGCCGCGCCCCAGGGATGCCAATCCACCGGATTGTGGGCGTGCTGGAGCAGGTAGGGACTGAGGCTTCCGGCCAGCTGGTTGGACATATCCGACTCCACCGGATCGGATTATGACCCAGGATGCCTTTCGTGACAGGGAAATGACTTCGCACGTCGGTAGAATGGAACTTTCGTACCGACCCGGAGTCCCATGTTCGACAGCCTCACCCAGAAGCTCAGCCAGGCGATGAAGTCTCTCCGGGGCCAGTCCAAGCTGACCGAAGCCAACCTCGAAGCCGTCCTCCGCGAAGTCCGCATGGCCCTCCTGGAGGCGGACGTCCACGTGAGCGTGGCCCGCACCTTCCTCCAGCGGGTGAAGGAGAAGGCCCTGGGCGCCGAGGTCATGCAGGGCCTCAACCCGACCCAGGCCTTCATCGACATCGTCCACCGGGAGCTGGTGGAGATCATGGGCGGCCAGGCACCGGAATATCCCATCACCTTCGCGGCCAAGCCGCCGACAGTGGTGATGATGGTGGGCCTCCAGGGCGCCGGCAAGACCACCACCTGCGGCAAGCTGGCGGTCTTCCTCAAGAAGCTGGGCCGCTCCCCCCTGCTGGTGCCCGCCGACGTCTACCGCCCCGCGGCCATCGAGCAGCTGCACGTGGTGGCCAAGGATGCCGGCGTGCCCTCCTTCCGCACCGGGGAGAAGGATCCGGTCGCCATCTGCGCCGCGGCCGTGGCCGAGGCGAAGCTGAAGGGCTGGGACACGGTCATCCTCGACACGGCGGGCCGCCTGCACTTGGACGAGGCCCTCATGGAGGAGCTGGCCAGGATCAAGTCGGCCACCGGCCCCGACGAGATCCTCTTCGTGGCCGACGCCATGACGGGCCAGGACGCGGTCCGCAGCGCCACGGCCTTCCACGAGAAGCTGGGCATCACCGGCGTGGTGCTCACCAAGACCGACGGCGACACCCGCGGCGGCGCGGCCTTCAGCATCAAGCAGGCCACGGGCCAGCCCCTGAAGT
Coding sequences within:
- the ffh gene encoding signal recognition particle protein; amino-acid sequence: MFDSLTQKLSQAMKSLRGQSKLTEANLEAVLREVRMALLEADVHVSVARTFLQRVKEKALGAEVMQGLNPTQAFIDIVHRELVEIMGGQAPEYPITFAAKPPTVVMMVGLQGAGKTTTCGKLAVFLKKLGRSPLLVPADVYRPAAIEQLHVVAKDAGVPSFRTGEKDPVAICAAAVAEAKLKGWDTVILDTAGRLHLDEALMEELARIKSATGPDEILFVADAMTGQDAVRSATAFHEKLGITGVVLTKTDGDTRGGAAFSIKQATGQPLKFVGEGEKLEDFQRFHPDRMAQRILGMGDVLSLIEHAKDKIDEKEAEVMARRLAKNQFTLEDMRKQFQQVQKLGSMNKIIGMLPGLGQMKDQLASVATDKRIKHLEAIINSMTPAERANHNLLDGKRKRRIAAGCGRPVSEINQLIKQYVETKKMMGQMNDPKFMARMQRMAKMGGGPNLPF